In one window of Pirellulales bacterium DNA:
- a CDS encoding Gfo/Idh/MocA family oxidoreductase, with protein sequence MPNRPGSHRRQFLKTTAALATAPTIVPATVFAKDDRPAPSDRVVVGSIGTGDLGRRHHLANKLLPNKRIEVAAVCDVDRNHREEAAKIALEKTGRRVAIHKDFRDLCDRSDIDAVLIAVPDHWHALTSIYAMESGKDVYCEKPLTLTIDEGKKMVETARRYGTVFQTGSQQRSDNRFRLACELVRNGKIGRLQRVDTHIGDIDSGSWQAPTTPPPELDWNFWLGPAPYADYSPNRCHYQFRWFSDYSGGKMTDWGAHHNDIAQWGIGADGSGPVKIKGTGKYHQNGPHDVPGTFDVDYTYANGVALTCHSGGENGIKFTGGDGWVFVSRGRIEMQLGDKNWKDYNALVREFSPDSFQTKLYVSRDHHENWLDCIASRERPICDVEIGYRSVTVCHLGNIAIKLGRELNWDPDKEQFVGDEQANLLASRPMRAPWHL encoded by the coding sequence GTGCCCAACCGACCAGGCAGCCACCGTCGACAATTCCTGAAAACCACGGCCGCCCTCGCGACGGCGCCCACCATTGTGCCCGCCACCGTCTTCGCCAAAGACGACCGGCCGGCGCCCAGCGACCGCGTGGTCGTCGGCTCCATCGGCACCGGCGACCTCGGCCGCCGCCACCACCTGGCCAACAAGCTGCTGCCGAACAAGCGGATCGAAGTCGCGGCGGTGTGCGACGTCGACCGCAACCACCGCGAAGAAGCCGCCAAGATCGCCCTGGAAAAGACCGGCCGCCGCGTCGCCATCCATAAAGACTTCCGCGACCTCTGCGACCGCTCCGACATCGACGCCGTGCTGATCGCCGTGCCCGACCACTGGCACGCGCTGACTTCGATCTACGCCATGGAGTCGGGCAAGGATGTTTATTGCGAGAAGCCGCTCACGCTCACCATCGACGAAGGCAAGAAGATGGTCGAGACGGCCCGCCGCTATGGCACCGTGTTTCAGACCGGCAGCCAGCAGCGCAGCGACAACCGCTTCCGCCTGGCCTGCGAGCTGGTGCGCAACGGCAAGATCGGCAGGCTGCAGCGCGTCGACACGCACATCGGCGACATCGATTCCGGCTCGTGGCAAGCGCCGACCACGCCGCCACCCGAACTCGATTGGAACTTCTGGCTGGGACCGGCCCCGTACGCCGACTACAGCCCCAACCGCTGCCACTACCAGTTCCGCTGGTTCTCCGATTATTCGGGCGGCAAGATGACCGACTGGGGCGCCCACCACAACGACATCGCTCAATGGGGCATTGGCGCCGACGGTTCCGGGCCGGTGAAGATCAAGGGAACCGGCAAGTATCATCAAAACGGGCCGCACGACGTGCCGGGCACGTTCGACGTCGACTATACCTATGCCAACGGCGTGGCGCTCACCTGCCACAGCGGCGGCGAGAACGGCATCAAGTTCACGGGCGGCGACGGCTGGGTGTTTGTCAGCCGCGGCCGCATCGAGATGCAGCTCGGCGACAAGAACTGGAAGGACTACAACGCGTTGGTCAGAGAGTTCAGTCCCGACTCGTTCCAGACCAAGTTGTATGTCAGCCGCGACCACCATGAGAACTGGCTGGACTGCATCGCAAGCCGCGAGCGGCCGATTTGCGACGTGGAGATCGGCTATCGTTCGGTGACGGTCTGCCACTTGGGCAACATCGCCATCAAGCTGGGCCGCGAGCTCAATTGGGATCCCGACAAGGAGCAGTTCGTCGGCGACGAGCAGGCGAATCTTCTTGCCAGCAGGCCGATGCGCGCCCCGTGGCACTTGTAA
- a CDS encoding HEAT repeat domain-containing protein, whose translation MPSVQELADQLNSNDQPTVYRAKRALADMAATAGAPGEAGERAELAAALAKAETAKNEKGDAPKYSAKARGELARALGEVGGDREVPGLKETLNDFDAREMARVALDRMTCQAATDALADAALNAVGVEFRIGAINALGRRSGSQVVDVLKACAGDGDPEIRLAAAEALAGHSDATADPLIAALAQQPGPRAQLRATKARVRLAARLAGAGQKEAAKRIYEAIAQSDAAAAQKKAATIGLAQLG comes from the coding sequence ATGCCATCCGTTCAAGAATTAGCCGATCAATTGAATTCCAACGACCAGCCGACGGTGTATCGTGCCAAGCGGGCGCTGGCCGACATGGCGGCGACGGCCGGAGCACCGGGCGAAGCCGGCGAGCGGGCGGAACTGGCCGCCGCGCTGGCAAAAGCCGAGACCGCCAAGAACGAAAAGGGCGACGCCCCGAAGTACTCCGCCAAAGCGCGGGGCGAGCTGGCCCGCGCGCTCGGCGAGGTGGGGGGCGATCGGGAAGTGCCCGGCCTGAAGGAGACGCTCAACGACTTCGACGCCCGTGAAATGGCCCGTGTTGCGCTCGACCGCATGACTTGCCAAGCGGCGACCGACGCGCTGGCCGACGCGGCGCTCAACGCGGTGGGTGTCGAGTTCCGCATCGGCGCGATCAACGCCTTGGGCCGGCGCAGCGGATCGCAAGTCGTCGACGTGCTCAAGGCCTGCGCCGGCGACGGCGATCCGGAGATCCGCCTGGCCGCCGCCGAAGCTTTGGCCGGCCACAGCGACGCCACGGCCGACCCGCTCATCGCCGCGCTGGCCCAGCAGCCCGGCCCGCGCGCTCAGTTACGGGCGACGAAAGCCCGTGTGCGTCTGGCCGCGCGGCTGGCGGGCGCCGGGCAAAAAGAGGCGGCCAAGAGGATTTACGAGGCGATCGCCCAAAGCGACGCCGCCGCGGCCCAGAAGAAAGCGGCCACGATCGGCCTGGCCCAGCTCGGGTGA
- a CDS encoding YifB family Mg chelatase-like AAA ATPase, giving the protein MLARLRTFSLLGIEALPVEVEVDVSDGALPKTVLVGLPEAAVKECTHRVERALVNSGFIRPQNRVVINLAPADLPKQAASFDLPITLGILAGSGQLVSEKFDQYAVVGELALDGTMRPTKGALSMAIAATNEKHLRGIIVPRENAGEAAVVAGVEVIAVSSLAQATAFLSGQIDIEPTPPRVDEWFQAFSRYEVDFADVKGQEMAKRAIVIAAAGGHNLLMIGPPGSGKTMLAKRLPTILPDLTAAESIETTRIYSAMGLLPAGQPLLATRPYRSPHHTISDAGLVGGGSTPTPGEISLSHNGVLFLDELPEFNRRTLEVLRQPLEDGTVTISRALASTTFPANFILIAALNPCPCGYRNDPRRSCHCSPPQVEKYMAKISGPLLDRIDIHLEVPAVPFRELASGSPGTTSLQMREQVLAARVLEAQRFAGTRARLNAKMSSRQVRQFCKLDDESLNLLRASVNELGLSARAHDKVLRVARTIADLDRSDAIRPVHINEAINYRMLDRNLWS; this is encoded by the coding sequence ATGCTAGCACGCCTTCGCACTTTTTCGTTGTTGGGTATCGAAGCTTTGCCCGTCGAGGTTGAAGTCGACGTCTCCGACGGCGCCTTGCCTAAAACCGTGTTGGTCGGCCTGCCGGAAGCGGCCGTCAAGGAATGCACTCATCGCGTCGAACGGGCCTTGGTCAATTCGGGCTTTATCCGTCCACAGAACCGGGTGGTGATCAATCTCGCCCCGGCCGACTTGCCCAAACAGGCTGCTTCGTTCGATTTGCCGATTACGCTGGGCATTCTGGCCGGCAGCGGGCAGCTTGTCTCGGAAAAGTTCGACCAGTATGCCGTGGTCGGCGAGTTGGCGCTCGACGGCACCATGCGGCCCACCAAGGGGGCTCTGTCGATGGCCATTGCCGCCACCAACGAGAAACACCTTCGTGGAATCATCGTGCCCCGCGAAAACGCGGGCGAGGCGGCCGTGGTAGCCGGCGTCGAAGTCATCGCCGTCTCCAGCCTGGCCCAGGCCACCGCCTTTCTGTCCGGGCAGATCGACATCGAGCCGACGCCGCCGCGGGTCGACGAGTGGTTCCAGGCGTTCTCGCGCTACGAGGTCGACTTTGCCGACGTGAAAGGCCAGGAAATGGCCAAGCGGGCCATTGTGATCGCGGCCGCGGGTGGCCACAATTTGCTCATGATCGGTCCGCCGGGGTCGGGCAAGACCATGCTCGCCAAGCGGCTGCCGACGATCTTGCCCGACTTGACGGCCGCCGAATCGATCGAGACGACCCGCATTTACAGCGCGATGGGCCTGTTGCCGGCCGGTCAGCCGCTGTTGGCCACTCGGCCCTATCGCAGCCCGCACCACACCATCAGCGACGCCGGGCTGGTCGGCGGCGGATCGACGCCCACACCGGGCGAAATCTCGCTCTCGCACAACGGCGTATTGTTTCTCGACGAACTGCCTGAGTTCAATCGCCGCACTTTGGAGGTTCTGCGTCAGCCGCTGGAAGACGGCACGGTGACGATCAGCCGGGCCTTGGCCAGCACGACGTTTCCGGCCAATTTCATTTTGATCGCGGCGCTCAATCCCTGCCCGTGCGGTTATCGCAACGACCCGCGGCGGAGCTGCCATTGCAGTCCGCCGCAGGTCGAGAAATACATGGCCAAGATCAGCGGGCCGCTGTTGGACCGCATCGACATTCACCTGGAAGTGCCGGCGGTGCCCTTCCGCGAACTGGCCAGCGGCAGCCCCGGCACGACCAGCTTGCAGATGCGCGAGCAGGTGCTGGCCGCCCGCGTGCTCGAAGCCCAGCGTTTCGCCGGCACGCGAGCGCGGCTGAACGCCAAGATGTCGTCGCGGCAGGTGCGGCAGTTCTGCAAGCTCGACGACGAGAGCCTGAATCTGTTGCGGGCCAGTGTGAACGAGCTGGGCCTTTCGGCCCGCGCTCACGACAAGGTGTTGCGCGTGGCCCGCACCATCGCCGATCTCGACCGCAGCGACGCGATTCGCCCCGTCCACATCAACGAGGCGATCAACTACCGCATGCTCGACCGGAATTTGTGGAGTTAG
- a CDS encoding NHL repeat-containing protein, translating into MTRLLTVLFRRVLLVSAFSFPLLELATARAADLQYPLAIAVHGDTVYLADRNLPGVWKSAGGKLSVYFQASKQFRTPLNAPRCLAVDGEGRLYVGDSATREVYRFTADGKPEPLTDGTIGIPMGIAVTADGDLLVSDLEVHRIWKVTLSGEKPHTEKYADVAAPSGICLDADGRLWVVSRGTDALLRVDAKKKVEVVVPGRAFEFPHAVMIDGEGTAFVSDGYAKAVWKVPREGKPEKWAAGGPLVNPVGLAWQDDKLLVADPRAKAVFQIDREGKISAFDLGQGE; encoded by the coding sequence ATGACTCGATTGTTGACCGTTCTATTCCGGCGCGTGCTTCTCGTGTCGGCGTTCTCGTTTCCGCTGTTGGAACTGGCGACGGCGCGCGCCGCCGACTTGCAGTATCCGCTGGCCATCGCAGTTCATGGCGACACAGTTTACCTGGCCGACCGGAACCTGCCGGGCGTATGGAAATCGGCGGGCGGCAAACTGAGCGTCTACTTCCAGGCCAGCAAGCAATTTCGCACACCGCTGAACGCGCCGCGATGTCTGGCGGTCGACGGCGAGGGCCGGCTTTACGTCGGCGACAGCGCCACGCGGGAAGTTTATCGCTTCACCGCCGATGGCAAGCCCGAACCGTTGACCGACGGCACCATCGGCATACCCATGGGAATCGCCGTCACGGCCGACGGCGACCTGCTGGTTTCCGACCTGGAGGTCCACCGCATCTGGAAGGTGACTCTTTCGGGCGAGAAGCCACATACGGAGAAGTACGCCGATGTGGCGGCGCCGTCGGGCATCTGCCTCGACGCCGATGGACGGCTGTGGGTTGTTTCGCGAGGCACCGACGCCCTGCTGAGAGTCGACGCGAAGAAGAAGGTCGAAGTCGTCGTGCCGGGACGTGCCTTCGAGTTTCCGCACGCGGTGATGATCGACGGCGAAGGCACGGCGTTTGTCTCCGACGGTTACGCCAAGGCCGTATGGAAGGTGCCGCGCGAGGGAAAGCCGGAAAAATGGGCGGCGGGCGGGCCGCTGGTTAACCCAGTCGGGTTGGCTTGGCAGGACGACAAGCTGTTGGTCGCCGACCCGCGTGCCAAAGCCGTGTTCCAGATCGACCGCGAGGGCAAGATTTCAGCGTTCGATTTGGGCCAGGGCGAATAA